The following coding sequences lie in one Halorussus rarus genomic window:
- a CDS encoding ABC transporter ATP-binding protein, giving the protein MTNEPLLRVENLRTQFPTRTGAVRAVDGVSFTVERGEIVGLVGESGAGKSVAVQSLLRLVDSPGRIVGGEVTFDGETIVGFEDDEADEADEPTPREEMLSERAMRSQIRGNQIAIIFQDPMESLNPVFTVGDQLREFIELNRDLTGAAARERSIEILREVGIPKPDERLDDYPHEFSGGMRQRVLIAMALACEPKLVIADEPTTALDVTVEGQILDLVDDLQARYDTSFLWVTHDMGVVAEICDRVNVMYLGEVIERADVERLFYDPQHPYTAALLDSVPRPDETVDELRPLRGTMPEPIDPPSGCRFHDRCPDAREVCTQVHPDLRTVTDDGQRAACLKHDTFEADYDVSPPLDGAGEGDAERVAALGAGDDDE; this is encoded by the coding sequence ATGACTAACGAGCCACTGTTACGCGTCGAGAACCTGCGGACGCAGTTCCCCACCAGGACCGGTGCGGTCCGGGCTGTCGACGGAGTGTCGTTCACCGTCGAGCGCGGCGAGATCGTCGGCCTCGTCGGCGAGTCCGGCGCCGGCAAGAGCGTCGCCGTCCAGAGCTTGCTCCGGCTGGTCGACTCGCCCGGCCGCATCGTGGGTGGCGAGGTGACCTTCGACGGCGAGACCATCGTGGGGTTCGAAGACGACGAGGCCGACGAGGCCGACGAGCCGACGCCGCGCGAGGAGATGCTCTCCGAGCGGGCGATGCGCTCGCAGATCCGAGGCAACCAGATCGCCATCATCTTCCAGGACCCGATGGAGAGCCTCAACCCCGTGTTCACCGTCGGCGACCAGCTCCGCGAGTTTATCGAGCTGAACCGCGACCTCACGGGGGCTGCGGCCCGCGAACGCTCCATCGAGATCCTCCGGGAGGTCGGCATCCCGAAGCCGGACGAGCGGCTCGACGATTACCCCCACGAGTTCTCGGGCGGGATGCGCCAGCGCGTGCTCATCGCGATGGCGCTGGCGTGCGAGCCGAAGCTCGTCATCGCCGACGAGCCCACCACCGCGCTCGACGTGACCGTCGAGGGCCAGATACTCGACCTCGTGGACGACCTCCAGGCGCGGTACGACACCAGTTTCCTGTGGGTGACCCACGACATGGGCGTCGTCGCCGAGATCTGCGACCGGGTCAACGTGATGTACCTCGGCGAGGTGATCGAACGGGCCGACGTCGAGCGCCTGTTCTACGACCCCCAACACCCCTACACGGCGGCGCTGCTCGACTCGGTCCCGCGCCCCGACGAGACGGTCGACGAGCTCCGGCCGCTCCGGGGGACGATGCCCGAGCCCATCGATCCGCCGTCTGGCTGCCGGTTCCACGACCGGTGCCCGGACGCTCGCGAGGTCTGCACGCAGGTGCACCCGGACCTCCGGACGGTGACCGACGACGGCCAGCGGGCAGCGTGCCTGAAACACGATACCTTCGAAGCCGACTACGACGTGAGCCCGCCGCTGGACGGCGCGGGCGAGGGGGACGCCGAACGGGTCGCGGCCCTCGGAGCGGGTGATGACGATGAGTGA
- a CDS encoding nucleotidyltransferase domain-containing protein, which translates to MNDESTADPPPEDAHADAAAAFVDRERSRHGDEITGLYVFGSTVRGGASGRSSDVDVLVVLSDGPDGDDIADSLRDTAYDAMLEHGPVVELHILTESPFTWYREEGNPFVRNAVAEDRSYA; encoded by the coding sequence ATGAACGACGAGTCTACGGCCGATCCTCCCCCGGAGGATGCCCACGCCGACGCGGCAGCGGCGTTCGTCGACCGGGAGCGGTCTCGGCACGGCGACGAGATCACCGGACTGTACGTCTTCGGGTCGACCGTCCGCGGCGGAGCGAGCGGTCGGTCGAGCGACGTCGACGTCCTCGTCGTCCTCTCGGACGGCCCTGACGGAGACGATATCGCCGACTCTCTCCGCGACACCGCGTACGACGCGATGCTCGAACACGGTCCCGTCGTCGAACTCCACATCCTCACCGAGTCTCCGTTCACCTGGTACCGAGAGGAGGGGAACCCGTTCGTCCGCAACGCCGTCGCCGAGGATCGGTCGTATGCCTGA
- a CDS encoding ABC transporter ATP-binding protein encodes MSDDAADPLVSIDGLTKYFENSDGLLADLELDFEGGGFPVRYDRSRVQAVEDVSFDIRQGETLGLVGESGCGKSTLARVLLRLLEPTDGAVYFDGENLAEMGRERLRQRRRDVQMIFQDPQSSLDPRMKIGSIIEEPMKAHDVLDEAGRRERAEELLEAVGLEPQYYDRRPHEFSGGQRQRINLARALSVEPEFVVLDEPTSALDVSIQAQILELLEELQDEFDLTYLFISHDLSVIRYVSDRIAVMYLGELVEIGDKETVFADPSHPYTESLLSSIPVPDPKHRGERSVLKGDVPSPIDPPSGCRFRTRCRKLIAPAEYDLGDEEWDGVRRLMRAVERREFAADDPAEIRERFFDGPLTDETCEEVVGRALDLVANDEWPRATELLVETFAEPSVCAKRSPALESPDGDEADRRVACHRHNPPDGRPEDEVLRGDANV; translated from the coding sequence ATGAGTGACGACGCCGCAGACCCGCTGGTCAGCATCGACGGGCTGACCAAGTACTTCGAGAACTCCGATGGGCTACTGGCGGACCTCGAACTCGACTTCGAGGGCGGCGGCTTCCCGGTGCGGTACGATCGGAGTCGGGTCCAGGCGGTCGAGGACGTATCCTTCGATATCCGGCAGGGCGAGACGCTCGGGCTGGTCGGCGAGTCGGGCTGCGGGAAGTCGACGCTGGCGCGGGTCCTTCTCCGGTTGCTGGAGCCCACCGACGGCGCGGTCTACTTCGACGGGGAGAACCTCGCGGAGATGGGCCGCGAGCGGTTGCGCCAGCGCCGCAGGGACGTCCAGATGATATTCCAGGACCCCCAGTCGAGTCTCGACCCCCGGATGAAGATCGGGTCCATCATCGAGGAGCCGATGAAGGCCCACGACGTGCTCGACGAGGCGGGCCGCCGCGAACGCGCGGAGGAACTGCTGGAGGCCGTGGGGCTCGAACCCCAGTACTACGACCGCCGCCCGCACGAGTTCTCGGGCGGCCAGCGCCAGCGCATCAACCTCGCGCGGGCGCTATCGGTCGAGCCGGAGTTCGTGGTGCTCGACGAGCCCACCAGCGCGCTCGACGTCTCGATACAGGCCCAGATACTCGAACTCCTCGAGGAGCTCCAGGACGAGTTCGACCTCACGTACCTGTTCATCTCCCACGACCTCTCGGTCATCAGGTACGTCAGCGACCGCATCGCGGTGATGTATCTCGGGGAACTCGTCGAGATCGGCGACAAGGAGACCGTGTTCGCCGACCCGAGCCACCCGTACACGGAGTCGTTACTCTCCTCGATTCCCGTCCCGGACCCGAAGCACCGCGGCGAGCGCAGCGTCCTCAAGGGCGACGTACCCAGCCCCATCGACCCGCCGTCGGGCTGTCGATTCCGAACCCGATGCCGGAAACTCATCGCGCCCGCCGAGTACGACCTCGGCGACGAGGAATGGGACGGCGTCCGCCGGCTCATGCGGGCGGTCGAGCGGCGGGAGTTCGCCGCGGACGATCCCGCCGAGATACGTGAGCGCTTCTTCGACGGCCCGTTGACCGACGAGACGTGCGAGGAGGTGGTCGGGCGAGCGCTCGACCTGGTAGCAAACGACGAGTGGCCGCGGGCGACCGAGCTCTTGGTGGAGACGTTCGCCGAGCCGAGCGTCTGTGCGAAGCGAAGTCCGGCCCTCGAATCGCCGGACGGCGACGAGGCCGACCGCCGGGTGGCCTGCCACCGCCACAACCCGCCGGACGGCCGCCCCGAGGACGAGGTCCTCCGAGGTGACGCGAACGTGTAG
- a CDS encoding Vms1/Ankzf1 family peptidyl-tRNA hydrolase: MREPSHGEVRAGGQSAQRFERERERQAHEFFQKVGDIANEALIGDDAVTGLVIGGTLATAKKFVSGDYLDHRLKDRLLGTYPVEYGNTQGLHQLVDKAESRLLDAEQQEAREHLDKFYSRLRGGGTVAYGSTEVEQAIEYGAVETALVASSVPRDEREELETEVSQQGGELCVTSTDTERGAQLADNFGGIGALLRFPIK, translated from the coding sequence ATTCGAGAGCCAAGTCATGGGGAAGTCCGAGCAGGCGGTCAATCCGCCCAGCGGTTCGAACGTGAACGGGAGCGGCAAGCCCACGAGTTCTTCCAGAAAGTCGGGGACATCGCCAACGAAGCACTCATCGGAGACGACGCAGTGACTGGCTTGGTTATCGGCGGAACACTCGCAACCGCTAAGAAGTTCGTCTCCGGTGACTACCTCGACCATCGATTGAAAGACCGACTTCTCGGAACGTATCCCGTGGAGTATGGGAATACGCAGGGACTCCACCAACTCGTAGACAAAGCAGAGAGCCGTCTCCTCGATGCCGAACAGCAAGAGGCTCGCGAGCACCTCGACAAGTTCTATTCCCGCCTCCGTGGCGGGGGTACAGTCGCATACGGGAGCACAGAGGTTGAGCAGGCGATCGAATACGGAGCCGTGGAAACAGCATTAGTAGCGTCTTCCGTTCCGCGAGATGAACGAGAGGAACTCGAAACCGAAGTCTCCCAACAAGGTGGTGAGTTGTGCGTGACTTCGACCGACACTGAGCGTGGGGCGCAGTTGGCCGACAACTTCGGCGGCATCGGCGCTCTACTCCGTTTCCCGATTAAGTGA
- a CDS encoding polysaccharide deacetylase family protein, with amino-acid sequence MTGADSGATVCLTVDFDAVSAWIHSFDEADSPTNLSRGLFGADVGAPRLLALLDEYDLSTTWFVPGHTVESFPEVVEEVWAGGHEIEHHGWSHTRPSNYADRASERADIERGIDAIESLTGRRPAGYRSPSWDFSPNTLGILRELGFAWDSSQMAHDFEPYRLREGWRAPADAPYERGEPTDVVEVPVSWQRDDFPALAFSRQRGFAVETAVFDMWRRQFDWIREHVDGGVYVLTVHPQVVGQSHRLANLESLLDHMVAADDVAFETVDSVVAGYSD; translated from the coding sequence ATGACCGGGGCCGACTCCGGCGCCACGGTCTGCCTGACCGTCGACTTCGACGCCGTCTCGGCGTGGATCCACTCGTTCGACGAGGCCGACAGTCCCACGAACCTCTCGCGGGGGCTGTTCGGCGCGGACGTGGGCGCGCCGCGACTGCTCGCACTGCTCGACGAGTACGACCTCTCGACGACGTGGTTCGTCCCGGGCCACACCGTCGAGAGCTTCCCCGAGGTCGTCGAGGAGGTGTGGGCCGGCGGCCACGAGATCGAACACCACGGCTGGTCGCACACCCGTCCGTCGAACTACGCTGACCGGGCCAGCGAGCGCGCCGATATCGAGCGCGGCATAGACGCCATCGAGTCGCTGACCGGGCGACGACCGGCGGGGTACCGCTCGCCGTCGTGGGACTTCTCGCCGAACACGCTCGGGATACTCCGGGAACTGGGCTTCGCGTGGGACTCGAGCCAGATGGCGCACGACTTCGAGCCGTACCGGCTCCGGGAGGGCTGGCGGGCCCCCGCGGACGCGCCCTACGAGCGGGGCGAGCCGACCGACGTGGTCGAGGTCCCCGTGTCGTGGCAGCGCGACGACTTCCCGGCGCTGGCGTTCAGCCGGCAGCGGGGGTTCGCCGTCGAGACGGCCGTGTTCGACATGTGGCGGCGACAGTTCGACTGGATACGCGAGCACGTCGACGGCGGGGTGTACGTGCTCACGGTCCATCCGCAGGTCGTCGGCCAGAGCCACCGGCTGGCCAACCTCGAATCGCTGTTAGATCACATGGTGGCGGCCGACGACGTCGCGTTCGAAACCGTCGACTCGGTCGTCGCTGGGTACTCCGACTGA
- a CDS encoding creatininase family protein, with the protein MTDNTDDYRLATKTWEEAEAKFETADFVVLPCGSTEQHSTHLPTSVDTLRSKHLTHELAEAAPAHDLELLVLPPLPYGYSEHHLPFSGTITLDADTYQDVIVDIGRSVKEHGGERLLITNFHAGNVEPHKLAIDRLQRDHGLRTHYVNWTDFARDELEAEFGDDWGHAGEHETSVIEHYRPELVRTENKRPQTMKENGDTTQQRYFTDLTVEGGLGDPTDSDPEFVASVIERTTDRILRKLAADLDR; encoded by the coding sequence ATGACAGACAACACCGACGACTACCGACTCGCTACCAAGACGTGGGAAGAGGCCGAAGCGAAGTTCGAGACCGCCGACTTCGTGGTCCTTCCCTGCGGAAGCACCGAACAACACTCCACACACCTGCCGACCTCCGTCGACACGTTGCGTTCGAAGCACCTCACCCACGAACTCGCCGAGGCCGCGCCCGCACACGACCTCGAACTGCTCGTGCTACCGCCGCTGCCGTACGGCTACTCCGAGCACCATTTGCCGTTCTCGGGAACGATCACGCTCGACGCCGACACGTACCAGGACGTGATAGTCGACATCGGCCGATCGGTGAAGGAACACGGCGGCGAGCGGTTACTCATCACCAACTTCCACGCCGGCAACGTGGAGCCCCACAAGCTCGCCATCGACCGGCTCCAGCGCGACCACGGCCTCAGGACCCACTACGTCAACTGGACGGACTTCGCGCGCGACGAACTCGAGGCGGAGTTCGGCGACGACTGGGGTCACGCGGGAGAACACGAGACCAGTGTCATCGAGCACTACCGCCCGGAACTCGTCCGGACCGAGAACAAGCGACCCCAGACGATGAAGGAGAACGGCGACACCACCCAGCAACGCTACTTCACCGACCTCACGGTCGAGGGCGGACTGGGCGACCCCACCGACTCGGACCCCGAGTTCGTGGCATCGGTCATCGAGCGAACTACCGACAGGATACTCCGGAAACTCGCGGCCGACCTGGACCGATGA
- a CDS encoding ABC transporter permease, giving the protein MSETDADSSARTPRSSWDEVTTQLRRNPTSRWGLYIITVVVAVSLWAFVDGVLLDYHFARTYWHNPISAEPGSRSLLPPVGVTNEFGTGTWEHPLGTDDRGRDILVRLVYGTRIAIQVGVIATGVGATVGTVVGAVSGYYGGWVDDLLQRMVETLYAIPFLVLMIAIMSTFGRDLWIAIVGVSIITVPVFTRLIRSEVLSVREEEYVEAAKAAGVRDRNIIRRHVIPNSFTPVLVQATLQVGVNILIVAALSFLGFGAQPPTPSWGAMLAQSRTYMLPDPWFSVWPGIAILVTVVGFNLLGDGLRDAFDPRLDD; this is encoded by the coding sequence ATGAGCGAGACCGATGCCGACTCCTCGGCACGCACGCCGCGGTCGAGCTGGGACGAGGTCACGACCCAGCTACGACGGAACCCCACCTCGCGATGGGGGCTGTACATCATCACGGTGGTCGTCGCTGTTTCGCTGTGGGCGTTCGTCGACGGCGTCCTGTTGGACTACCACTTCGCGCGGACCTACTGGCACAACCCGATCAGCGCCGAACCCGGCTCGCGGTCGCTGCTCCCGCCGGTCGGTGTCACCAACGAGTTCGGCACCGGGACGTGGGAGCACCCGCTCGGGACCGACGACCGGGGTCGGGACATCCTCGTCCGGCTGGTCTACGGCACGCGCATCGCCATCCAGGTCGGCGTCATCGCGACGGGCGTGGGCGCGACCGTCGGCACCGTCGTCGGGGCGGTCTCGGGCTACTACGGCGGCTGGGTCGACGACCTCCTGCAGCGGATGGTCGAGACCCTCTACGCGATCCCGTTCCTCGTGCTGATGATCGCCATCATGTCGACGTTCGGGCGCGACCTCTGGATCGCCATCGTCGGGGTGAGCATCATCACGGTGCCGGTGTTCACCCGGCTCATCCGCTCGGAGGTGCTCAGCGTGCGCGAGGAGGAGTACGTCGAGGCCGCGAAGGCCGCCGGCGTCCGCGACCGCAACATCATCCGGCGCCACGTCATCCCGAACAGCTTCACGCCCGTACTGGTGCAGGCCACTCTCCAGGTCGGGGTGAATATTCTCATCGTCGCGGCCCTGTCGTTCCTCGGGTTCGGCGCACAGCCGCCCACCCCGTCGTGGGGGGCCATGCTGGCCCAGTCGCGGACGTACATGCTCCCCGACCCGTGGTTCAGCGTCTGGCCCGGGATAGCCATCCTCGTGACGGTGGTCGGGTTCAACCTGCTCGGCGACGGCCTGCGCGACGCCTTCGACCCTCGACTCGACGACTGA
- a CDS encoding SDR family NAD(P)-dependent oxidoreductase codes for MSDDPLAAIVTGAGSGIGRAIASALATDSRYGYVACADVDPPEGSDAPDNRLASFELDVRDEAALREMVETVAGEARIGAVVNNVGVSRDVSIADLTADEWDRLFDVNLKSYFTLVREAAPHLRERDRAFVVNVSSTAGLVGSASAGVHYSASKAGVLGLTKGLAKELGPAVNVNCVVPGVVDTPLLTDSGLWTESDLEAFAGDLPLERVGDPEEVAEVVRFLCSPAASYVTGSVLSVDGGLTMR; via the coding sequence ATGTCCGACGACCCACTGGCGGCTATCGTGACGGGCGCCGGTAGCGGTATCGGCCGGGCGATCGCGTCGGCGCTCGCGACGGACTCGCGGTACGGGTACGTGGCGTGCGCCGACGTCGACCCGCCCGAGGGTTCCGACGCGCCCGACAACCGTCTCGCCTCGTTCGAACTCGACGTGCGCGACGAGGCCGCGTTGCGGGAGATGGTCGAGACGGTGGCCGGAGAGGCCCGCATCGGCGCGGTCGTAAACAACGTCGGCGTCTCCAGGGACGTCTCGATAGCCGACCTCACCGCCGACGAGTGGGACAGGCTGTTCGACGTCAACCTCAAGAGCTACTTCACGCTCGTCCGCGAGGCTGCACCCCACCTCCGCGAGCGCGACCGCGCGTTCGTCGTCAACGTCTCCAGCACGGCCGGACTCGTCGGGAGCGCGTCGGCCGGCGTCCACTACTCGGCGTCGAAGGCCGGGGTTCTCGGTCTCACGAAGGGGCTGGCCAAGGAACTAGGGCCGGCGGTGAACGTGAACTGCGTCGTCCCGGGCGTGGTGGACACGCCGCTCCTGACCGACTCGGGGCTCTGGACGGAATCGGACCTCGAAGCGTTCGCGGGTGACCTCCCGCTCGAACGCGTCGGCGACCCCGAAGAGGTAGCGGAGGTCGTCCGTTTCCTCTGCAGTCCGGCGGCCTCCTACGTGACCGGGAGTGTGCTGTCCGTCGACGGCGGGCTCACGATGCGGTGA
- a CDS encoding MFS transporter, producing MTSSERLTIWRYYLYRISLNNGFFIPVGILYMQHRGLGLDVIGFTQGAFLFAVVAAEIPTGYLGDRIGRRQSLILGNSLVALVMGIYPFADSFPGFVVLYVVWAFGTSFKSGTSEAWLYEMLERRLDESQFARINGRGRSFTLGTSALAAASAGALFAINPVIPFFANAALSALGIPVLLSLPKVKVEDEDEDPFGLQDAVAALHVQVSEPKIRWFVLYVSLFFAVLEIARSYEQPAAVEVGMPVTLIGIMYGVFKLLSAGAASLAGTVEERLGIRTAFVLLVPLVVVAYATVYFLPQMIIVVFFMLRGSRSITGPLRNQYLNDRLESTGRATALSGISMTMSLAGGTAQFLAGEIVTHTGVIDMLMVSGVGIMALAALLWLSTSPIRTPNQSATETEAAMTD from the coding sequence ATGACATCGAGCGAACGACTGACGATATGGCGCTATTACCTGTATCGTATCTCTCTCAACAACGGGTTCTTCATTCCGGTCGGTATCCTCTATATGCAGCATCGGGGTCTCGGACTCGACGTTATCGGGTTCACGCAGGGGGCCTTTCTGTTCGCAGTGGTCGCGGCCGAGATCCCGACGGGCTATCTCGGAGACCGGATCGGGAGACGCCAGAGCCTCATACTCGGAAACTCGCTCGTCGCGCTGGTAATGGGAATCTATCCGTTTGCGGATTCGTTCCCCGGATTCGTCGTGCTGTACGTCGTCTGGGCGTTCGGTACGTCGTTCAAGTCCGGCACGTCCGAGGCGTGGCTCTACGAGATGCTCGAACGGCGGTTGGACGAATCCCAATTCGCCCGAATTAACGGCCGCGGAAGGTCGTTCACGCTCGGTACGTCGGCGCTCGCGGCCGCTTCGGCGGGCGCGCTTTTCGCTATCAACCCGGTGATTCCGTTCTTCGCTAACGCGGCGCTGAGTGCCCTCGGTATTCCCGTCTTGCTATCGCTTCCGAAAGTCAAAGTTGAAGACGAGGACGAGGACCCCTTCGGTCTTCAGGACGCGGTGGCAGCGCTTCACGTCCAAGTCAGCGAACCGAAAATCCGGTGGTTCGTTCTGTACGTCTCGCTGTTCTTCGCGGTTCTGGAAATCGCGCGCTCCTACGAGCAACCCGCGGCGGTCGAGGTCGGCATGCCCGTAACACTCATCGGCATCATGTACGGCGTCTTCAAACTGCTGTCGGCGGGGGCCGCCTCGCTCGCCGGGACGGTCGAAGAGCGCCTGGGCATCCGGACGGCGTTCGTGCTACTCGTGCCGCTCGTCGTGGTGGCGTACGCGACCGTCTATTTCCTCCCGCAGATGATAATCGTCGTGTTCTTCATGTTGCGGGGCTCCCGCTCGATAACTGGTCCGCTCCGGAATCAATACCTCAACGACCGATTGGAGTCTACTGGCCGAGCGACGGCGCTCTCAGGTATTTCGATGACGATGTCGCTTGCGGGCGGGACCGCGCAGTTCCTTGCCGGAGAAATTGTCACGCACACCGGGGTCATCGATATGCTGATGGTGTCCGGAGTAGGTATCATGGCGCTCGCGGCGCTACTCTGGTTGTCCACATCGCCGATTCGGACGCCGAACCAGTCCGCCACCGAAACCGAAGCGGCCATGACGGACTGA
- a CDS encoding amidohydrolase: MTKAKLLERIEDQRDELVDLTRRLWESPELGLHETESAALLADRLEAAGFEVERGVGGMPTAFVASYGSGSPRIGILGEYDALPDLSQAVTAEREPVEEGAPGHGCGHNLFGVGSLGAALALKEELDDGLDGTVRYYGCPAEETLVGKVYMARDGVFDDLDAALTWHPSHLTAPWKSRSLAMNSLRYEFSGRSAHAADSPESGRSALDGVELMNTGVEFMREHVSDDARLHYTIPNGGGAPNVVPASASVWYFVRAPTREEVDRITEWLDDVADGAAQMTRTSVERRFLTGCYDYLANDVLSDRLLANMRELGPVDYSDDDREFAAELQATLDGETIRDRTDQLPPDAREVARGQSLYAEPLESYDEGTVLSGSTDVGDVSWLAPTAQFWCASWPVGTPSHSWQAVAANGDFGAKAAVYAAKALAMTGFDLLADPSLVEAAAEEFQRTRPRDYETPLPPDAEPPFDVNPG; encoded by the coding sequence ATGACGAAAGCCAAACTGCTCGAACGAATCGAGGACCAACGAGACGAACTCGTCGACCTGACCCGTCGACTGTGGGAGAGCCCGGAACTCGGCCTGCACGAGACCGAGTCGGCCGCCCTGCTGGCCGACAGGCTCGAGGCGGCGGGCTTCGAGGTCGAGCGCGGCGTCGGCGGTATGCCGACCGCGTTCGTGGCCTCCTACGGGTCGGGATCGCCCCGGATCGGCATTCTCGGGGAGTACGACGCCCTGCCGGACCTCTCTCAGGCGGTGACCGCCGAGCGCGAACCGGTCGAGGAGGGCGCGCCCGGCCACGGCTGCGGGCACAATCTGTTCGGAGTCGGGAGCCTCGGCGCGGCGCTCGCGCTCAAGGAGGAACTCGACGACGGACTCGACGGCACGGTCCGGTACTACGGCTGTCCGGCCGAGGAGACGCTGGTCGGGAAAGTGTACATGGCTCGCGACGGCGTCTTCGACGATCTCGACGCCGCGCTGACGTGGCACCCCAGCCACCTCACGGCTCCGTGGAAGTCGCGGTCGCTGGCGATGAACTCCCTGCGCTACGAGTTCTCTGGCCGGTCGGCCCACGCCGCCGACTCCCCGGAATCGGGCCGGAGCGCACTCGACGGCGTCGAACTCATGAACACGGGCGTCGAGTTCATGCGCGAGCACGTCTCCGACGACGCTCGCCTCCACTACACCATCCCCAACGGCGGCGGCGCACCCAACGTCGTGCCGGCGAGCGCGTCGGTCTGGTACTTCGTCCGGGCACCGACCCGCGAGGAGGTCGACCGCATCACGGAGTGGCTCGACGACGTCGCCGATGGCGCGGCGCAGATGACCCGGACCTCGGTCGAGCGCCGCTTTCTGACCGGCTGTTACGACTACCTCGCCAACGACGTGCTCTCGGACCGGCTGCTGGCGAACATGCGGGAACTCGGCCCGGTCGACTACTCCGACGACGACCGGGAGTTCGCTGCGGAGTTACAGGCGACCCTCGACGGGGAGACGATACGCGACCGGACCGACCAGCTCCCGCCGGACGCCCGCGAGGTAGCCCGCGGGCAGAGTCTCTACGCGGAGCCGCTCGAGTCGTACGACGAGGGAACCGTGCTGAGCGGGTCGACCGACGTGGGCGACGTGAGCTGGCTCGCGCCGACGGCCCAGTTCTGGTGTGCGTCGTGGCCGGTCGGGACGCCCTCCCACTCGTGGCAGGCCGTGGCCGCCAACGGCGACTTCGGCGCGAAGGCCGCCGTCTACGCGGCGAAGGCGCTCGCGATGACCGGGTTCGACCTGCTCGCGGACCCGTCCCTGGTCGAGGCGGCCGCGGAGGAGTTCCAGCGGACCCGGCCCCGCGACTACGAAACCCCGCTCCCGCCCGACGCCGAACCGCCGTTCGACGTGAACCCGGGGTGA
- a CDS encoding cobalamin-independent methionine synthase II family protein, whose product MSTNDRIRTTHVGSLPRPPELLDLLKQRQDGEDVDPEEWDATVADATRRVVERQADVGLDVANNGEQSRVSFNWYVADRLSGIEGEREQELWADLQEFPDYAEETFKTDVIDLSMQPVVTGPVEYTGHDEAEAELAQFHDALAAVDADFEETFVTSASPSVVAATHVNDYYDSYKEFLFAVADAMAEEYELVAEAGATLQIDAPELLTIGQTAAYADEPLEAVKEATRLNVEALNEALSGVPAEQVRLHTCWGSYEGPHHLDTDLVEMLPEIYEADISGLSIEQANPRHQHEYRAFAEHPLPDGWTLMPGVVDVKTNVIDHPETIADRLERVDDAVDDSTPLVAAPDCGFGTQAGLGMVDPEIAWAKLDALVEGAEIATRRIR is encoded by the coding sequence ATGTCCACGAACGACCGGATTCGCACGACGCACGTCGGAAGTCTCCCGCGACCGCCGGAACTGCTCGACCTCCTCAAACAGCGGCAGGACGGCGAGGACGTCGACCCCGAAGAGTGGGACGCCACCGTCGCCGACGCCACGCGCAGAGTCGTCGAGCGCCAGGCCGACGTCGGCCTCGACGTCGCCAACAACGGCGAGCAGTCCCGGGTCTCGTTCAACTGGTACGTCGCGGACCGCCTCAGCGGTATCGAGGGCGAGCGCGAGCAGGAGCTCTGGGCGGACCTCCAGGAGTTCCCCGACTACGCGGAGGAGACGTTCAAGACGGACGTCATCGACCTCTCGATGCAGCCCGTCGTCACCGGCCCCGTCGAGTACACCGGCCACGACGAGGCCGAGGCCGAACTCGCACAGTTCCACGACGCGCTGGCGGCCGTCGACGCCGACTTCGAGGAGACGTTCGTGACCTCGGCGTCGCCCAGCGTCGTGGCCGCGACCCACGTCAACGACTACTACGACTCCTACAAGGAGTTCCTGTTCGCCGTCGCGGACGCGATGGCCGAGGAGTACGAGCTCGTCGCCGAGGCCGGAGCGACCCTCCAGATCGACGCACCGGAACTGCTCACCATCGGCCAGACGGCAGCCTACGCTGACGAACCCCTCGAGGCGGTCAAGGAGGCGACGCGCCTCAACGTCGAGGCGCTCAACGAGGCGCTGTCGGGCGTCCCGGCGGAACAGGTCCGACTCCACACCTGCTGGGGGAGCTACGAGGGGCCCCATCACCTCGACACGGACCTGGTCGAGATGCTCCCGGAGATCTACGAGGCCGACATCTCGGGACTCAGCATCGAGCAGGCCAATCCCCGTCACCAGCACGAGTACCGGGCGTTCGCCGAGCACCCGCTCCCGGACGGCTGGACGCTGATGCCGGGCGTCGTCGACGTGAAGACGAACGTCATCGACCACCCCGAGACGATCGCCGACCGCCTGGAGCGGGTCGACGACGCGGTCGACGACTCGACGCCGCTGGTCGCCGCGCCGGACTGCGGCTTCGGGACGCAGGCCGGACTCGGGATGGTCGACCCCGAGATCGCGTGGGCGAAGCTGGACGCGCTCGTCGAGGGCGCCGAGATCGCTACCCGGCGAATCCGGTAA